Proteins found in one Sphingobium sp. V4 genomic segment:
- the fliE gene encoding flagellar hook-basal body complex protein FliE, whose amino-acid sequence MNGISPTDSVMAIRNAILQKNAALRDVSQAGTVGGATGATGTQGTAPGGFTEALNSALNQVNGLQNQAGEAAAAFERGETTDIAAVMLAKQQASVSFEATLQVRNKLLSAYKDIMSMPV is encoded by the coding sequence ATGAACGGCATTTCCCCCACCGACAGCGTGATGGCGATCCGCAACGCCATCCTGCAGAAGAACGCCGCGCTGCGCGACGTCAGCCAGGCCGGCACTGTCGGCGGCGCGACCGGCGCCACCGGCACGCAGGGCACCGCGCCCGGCGGTTTCACCGAGGCGCTCAACAGCGCGCTGAACCAGGTGAACGGGCTCCAGAATCAGGCCGGTGAGGCCGCCGCCGCGTTCGAGCGGGGCGAGACCACCGACATCGCCGCCGTCATGCTGGCCAAGCAGCAGGCGTCGGTCAGCTTCGAGGCGACCCTTCAGGTCCGCAACAAACTCCTGTCCGCCTACAAGGACATCATGAGTATGCCGGTGTAA
- a CDS encoding sigma-54 dependent transcriptional regulator, translating into MSSLDVSRGVCALVPGLQHWLENACYMVRVVDAASPRDKDGRRVLLATEIGHATHRDILINLIDGAPSLVAAANGLPARVAFGLEDMGFAFALIAELARPASVPAVGDAASAHLMRLAARVARSDATVLIQGDTGTGKEGMARFLHAQSGRAAHDFIAVNCAALPETMMEAMLFGHRKGSFTGAAQSSDGLFLAADGGTLFLDEIAELPLALQAKLLRALQEGEVLPVGATHPVPVNVRIVAACNRNLAEEVSGGRFREDLYWRLNVMPLELRPLTERRGDIGAIAAAMLLRQQDMAKDRFVWPTAAALDKLAAHGWPGNARELGNVLQRALVLRDGDRIDASDLHISGTPQPLRIVPAAPLAAAEPILLRDVTRHSKLEAVRIALRETDGHRAAAARKLGISERTLRYRLAEMRELAA; encoded by the coding sequence ATGTCATCGCTTGACGTGAGCCGTGGGGTCTGCGCGCTCGTTCCGGGCCTGCAGCACTGGCTCGAAAATGCCTGCTACATGGTTCGGGTCGTCGACGCCGCCAGCCCGCGCGACAAGGATGGCCGCCGCGTGCTGCTGGCGACCGAGATCGGCCATGCCACCCATCGCGACATCCTCATCAACCTGATCGATGGCGCGCCTTCGCTGGTCGCCGCCGCCAACGGCCTGCCGGCACGCGTCGCCTTCGGCCTGGAAGATATGGGCTTCGCCTTCGCGCTGATCGCGGAACTGGCGCGGCCCGCTTCGGTGCCCGCCGTGGGAGACGCCGCCAGCGCCCATCTGATGCGCCTCGCCGCTCGCGTTGCCCGCAGCGACGCCACGGTCCTGATCCAGGGCGACACCGGCACCGGCAAGGAAGGCATGGCGCGCTTCCTCCATGCCCAGTCCGGCCGGGCCGCTCATGATTTTATCGCGGTCAATTGCGCCGCTCTCCCCGAAACCATGATGGAAGCCATGCTGTTCGGCCACCGGAAGGGCAGCTTCACCGGCGCCGCCCAGTCCTCCGACGGTCTGTTCCTGGCAGCCGATGGAGGCACCCTGTTCCTCGACGAAATCGCCGAGCTGCCGCTGGCGCTGCAAGCCAAGCTGCTGCGCGCGCTCCAGGAAGGTGAAGTGCTGCCGGTCGGCGCGACTCATCCGGTGCCGGTCAATGTCCGCATCGTAGCCGCCTGCAACCGCAATCTGGCGGAAGAAGTCTCCGGCGGCCGCTTCCGCGAGGATCTCTACTGGCGCCTCAACGTCATGCCGCTGGAACTGCGCCCGCTGACCGAGCGTCGGGGTGACATCGGCGCCATCGCCGCTGCCATGCTGCTGCGCCAGCAGGATATGGCAAAGGACAGGTTCGTGTGGCCGACGGCCGCTGCGCTCGACAAGCTCGCCGCCCATGGTTGGCCGGGCAATGCCCGCGAACTGGGCAATGTGTTGCAGCGCGCGCTGGTGCTGCGCGACGGCGATCGCATCGACGCGAGCGACCTGCATATCTCCGGCACGCCGCAGCCGCTGCGCATCGTCCCGGCGGCGCCGCTGGCCGCCGCCGAACCGATCCTGCTGCGCGACGTGACCCGCCATTCCAAGCTGGAAGCGGTCCGCATCGCCCTGCGCGAAACCGATGGCCACCGCGCCGCCGCCGCCCGCAAGCTGGGCATTTCCGAACGCACGCTGCGCTATCGGCTCGCCGAAATGCGCGAGCTGGCTGCTTGA
- a CDS encoding flagellin, producing the protein MTVIGTNTAALRSANASSSASKALSTAMERLSTGKRINSAKDDAAGLAIASSMTAQIRGMTQGVRNANDGISLAQTAEGGLGEVSNMLQRMRELTVQALNGTNDADAKSNIQAEISQLATQITDTLANTEFNGTKLFDGSTATVDIQAGANAADVVTITLDDVAGNADVTAALAVDATTATTADLATFDDALEAIATTRANLGAVQNRLESTVNNLTNNITNLTDAKSRIEDADFSSETTALAKQQILSQASTAMLAQANQSQQGVLKLIG; encoded by the coding sequence ATGACTGTTATCGGAACCAACACGGCGGCGCTGCGCTCGGCCAATGCCTCGTCCTCGGCCAGCAAGGCGCTGAGCACCGCCATGGAGCGCCTGTCGACCGGCAAGCGCATCAACAGCGCCAAGGATGACGCGGCCGGCCTCGCCATCGCTTCGAGCATGACCGCCCAGATCCGCGGCATGACCCAGGGCGTCCGCAACGCCAATGACGGCATCAGCCTGGCGCAGACGGCCGAAGGCGGTCTGGGCGAAGTCAGCAACATGCTGCAGCGTATGCGTGAACTGACCGTCCAGGCGCTGAACGGCACCAACGACGCCGACGCCAAGAGCAACATCCAGGCAGAAATCTCGCAGCTCGCCACCCAGATCACCGACACGCTGGCGAACACCGAATTCAACGGCACCAAGCTGTTCGACGGTTCGACCGCCACGGTCGACATCCAGGCCGGCGCCAACGCCGCCGACGTGGTGACGATCACGCTGGACGACGTGGCCGGCAATGCCGACGTGACCGCCGCGCTGGCCGTCGACGCCACCACCGCGACGACCGCCGACCTCGCCACCTTCGACGACGCGCTCGAAGCGATCGCCACGACCCGCGCCAACCTGGGTGCCGTGCAGAACCGCCTCGAATCAACGGTCAACAATCTGACCAACAACATCACCAACCTGACCGACGCCAAGAGCCGCATCGAGGACGCCGATTTCTCGTCGGAAACCACCGCGCTGGCCAAGCAGCAGATCCTGAGCCAGGCGTCGACCGCGATGCTGGCCCAGGCCAACCAGAGCCAGCAGGGCGTGCTGAAGCTGATCGGCTAA
- a CDS encoding glucan biosynthesis protein: protein MTKIDRRAMIAASGAALLLPSALRAQPRAEAFSWEGLVARAQQLARARHADTPAHPGAARVDYDALHAARFRDDRTLWGDLPGDTGVRFFPLSNTAPQSVQIAIVERGQATPLRYDPAMFDAPAGNAVAALGPDAGFAGFRIMNARRDGDWLSFLGASYFRAPSPQKQFGLSARAIAINTSLGKEEFPRFTHFWLERTGDSSVTIYALLDGTSIAGAYRFVSSLGADGVQQDVTAALFPRTAIPELGLMPMTSMFWYDQANRVQGTDWRPEIHDSDLLSIASADGTAHARPLVNPSAPLVSAFAERDPRGFGLLQRDRDFDHYQDDGVYYDRRPSLWATPARPLGPGEVRLYAFPTDSEYTDNVAAYWTPAVAVRPGRRIDARYRLDWSAATAPASTGLAVVQNIWRGRGGEAGSDRLVVDFSGVAAGSKPDIWSDIKGGTLLKSAGYPVLGKAGCYRVVLDLRRNGAGSADIRLQLRVGNRAFSEYVHYPVGA from the coding sequence ATGACCAAGATAGACCGGCGCGCGATGATCGCCGCCTCCGGCGCCGCCCTCCTCCTTCCCTCCGCGCTGCGCGCCCAGCCACGGGCCGAGGCTTTTTCATGGGAAGGTCTGGTCGCGCGGGCGCAGCAGCTGGCGCGCGCGCGCCATGCGGACACGCCCGCCCATCCCGGCGCGGCGAGGGTGGATTATGACGCGCTGCACGCGGCACGCTTTCGCGACGACCGGACCCTCTGGGGCGACCTGCCGGGCGATACCGGCGTCCGCTTCTTCCCGCTGTCCAACACCGCGCCACAGTCGGTGCAGATCGCGATCGTGGAGCGGGGGCAGGCGACGCCGCTGCGCTATGATCCCGCCATGTTCGACGCACCGGCGGGCAATGCCGTCGCCGCGCTGGGACCGGACGCGGGCTTTGCCGGCTTCCGCATCATGAACGCCCGGCGCGACGGCGACTGGCTGTCCTTCCTCGGCGCCAGCTATTTCCGCGCGCCCAGCCCGCAAAAGCAGTTCGGCCTGTCCGCCCGCGCGATCGCGATCAACACGAGCCTGGGCAAAGAGGAATTTCCCCGCTTCACCCATTTCTGGCTGGAGCGGACCGGCGACAGCAGCGTCACCATCTATGCGCTGCTCGACGGCACTTCGATCGCAGGCGCCTATCGTTTCGTCAGCAGCCTGGGCGCCGATGGCGTGCAGCAGGACGTTACCGCCGCCCTCTTCCCGCGCACGGCGATCCCGGAGCTGGGGCTGATGCCGATGACCAGCATGTTCTGGTACGACCAGGCCAATCGGGTCCAGGGCACCGACTGGCGGCCGGAAATCCATGACAGCGACCTTCTGTCGATCGCCAGCGCCGACGGCACCGCCCATGCCCGGCCGCTGGTCAACCCGTCCGCCCCGCTGGTCAGCGCCTTTGCCGAGCGTGATCCCAGGGGCTTCGGCCTGCTCCAGCGCGACCGGGATTTCGACCATTATCAGGATGACGGCGTCTATTATGACCGGCGCCCGTCGCTCTGGGCGACCCCGGCCAGGCCGCTGGGCCCGGGCGAGGTGCGGCTCTATGCCTTTCCCACAGACAGCGAATATACCGACAATGTCGCGGCCTACTGGACGCCGGCCGTCGCCGTAAGGCCAGGCCGGCGGATCGACGCCCGCTATCGGCTGGACTGGAGCGCCGCGACGGCACCCGCCTCGACCGGGCTGGCGGTCGTCCAGAATATCTGGCGCGGGCGCGGCGGAGAGGCAGGCAGCGATCGGCTGGTGGTCGACTTTTCGGGCGTGGCGGCGGGCAGCAAGCCGGACATCTGGAGCGACATCAAGGGCGGCACGCTGCTCAAGAGCGCCGGCTATCCCGTGCTCGGCAAGGCCGGATGCTATCGCGTCGTGCTCGACCTGCGGCGAAACGGGGCCGGTTCAGCCGATATTCGCCTGCAATTGCGTGTCGGCAATCGTGCATTCAGCGAATATGTGCATTACCCTGTCGGCGCGTGA
- the mdoH gene encoding glucans biosynthesis glucosyltransferase MdoH, which yields MGNGGARSAGPTGEDEPLARAFEQVPPESPLAMPEQEFETAPPLIAPRRFNIDLWARRLLVVLLALIPAAMAAHEMRRSIGLDGISAMEGVYLALFISLFAWIAFGFATATIGFLLQTVGKGRSVAPRPLRASEPLRGKTAILLPVCNEDFLGVLGRLSIMERSLAQVMGGERFEFFILSDSNAESGETEKRAYQEMRTSFSRPVHYRRRALNIGRKPGNIAEWVQRFGGGYDYMVVLDADSVMSGQTMARLAADMERHPHVGLIQTVPTVMGASTLFARWQQFASRLFGPISAAGMIWWAGSEGMFWGHNAIVRVRAFAESCGLPELPGRAPFGGHIMSHDMLEAALLRRRGWDVHMVTADDSFEEFPPSMPDLFTRDRRWCQGNIQHVPLLFRIAGLHPVSRFQLLVGASAYCTSPMWLALMLVVLGGAASGLWPPAAVLPSGGLLTVTALLLFGPKIFSIIWAMADPARRIGFGGAARMTRGVIADIILSILMAPVAMLTQTINLFGILMGRKSSWNGQTRDRDGMAITSAIWLFKWHLLLGAGLTALAVKAGGLGWTIPVVAGLFLAPLLAAITARKDLGRRAEESGLFQVAAPWWRTQSYRPLRFRWPTSDGRRVGPVAANDE from the coding sequence ATGGGGAATGGAGGCGCAAGGTCGGCGGGGCCGACCGGCGAGGACGAGCCATTGGCGCGGGCCTTCGAACAGGTGCCGCCCGAAAGCCCGCTGGCCATGCCGGAGCAGGAGTTCGAGACCGCCCCGCCGCTGATCGCGCCGCGCCGCTTCAATATCGACCTGTGGGCGCGGCGGCTGCTGGTTGTGCTGCTGGCGCTGATCCCGGCCGCCATGGCCGCGCATGAGATGCGCCGGTCGATCGGCCTTGACGGCATCAGCGCCATGGAGGGGGTCTATCTTGCCCTCTTCATCTCGCTGTTCGCCTGGATCGCCTTCGGCTTTGCGACCGCGACCATCGGCTTCCTCCTCCAGACCGTGGGCAAGGGGCGCAGCGTCGCCCCCCGCCCGCTGCGCGCGTCCGAACCGCTGCGCGGCAAGACCGCCATCCTGCTGCCCGTCTGCAACGAGGATTTCCTGGGCGTGCTGGGCCGGCTGTCGATCATGGAGCGCAGCTTGGCGCAAGTGATGGGCGGCGAACGGTTCGAATTCTTCATCCTGTCCGATTCCAACGCCGAGAGTGGCGAGACGGAAAAGCGCGCCTATCAGGAAATGCGCACATCCTTCTCGCGCCCAGTCCATTATCGTCGCCGCGCGCTCAATATCGGGCGCAAGCCGGGCAACATCGCCGAATGGGTGCAGCGCTTTGGCGGCGGGTACGACTATATGGTCGTGCTGGACGCGGACAGCGTGATGAGCGGCCAGACCATGGCGCGGCTCGCCGCCGACATGGAGCGGCACCCGCATGTCGGCCTCATCCAGACCGTACCCACGGTGATGGGCGCATCCACCCTGTTCGCGCGCTGGCAGCAATTCGCCAGCCGCCTGTTCGGGCCGATCTCGGCCGCGGGCATGATCTGGTGGGCGGGTTCGGAAGGCATGTTCTGGGGCCATAATGCGATCGTTCGGGTGCGCGCCTTCGCCGAAAGCTGCGGCCTGCCCGAACTGCCCGGCCGCGCCCCCTTCGGCGGCCACATCATGAGTCACGACATGCTGGAGGCGGCGCTGCTGCGCCGGCGCGGCTGGGACGTCCACATGGTGACGGCGGACGACAGTTTCGAGGAATTTCCCCCCTCCATGCCCGATCTCTTCACCCGCGACCGCCGTTGGTGCCAGGGCAATATCCAGCATGTGCCATTGCTGTTTCGGATCGCCGGGCTGCATCCGGTCAGCCGGTTTCAGCTGCTCGTGGGCGCCAGCGCCTATTGCACGTCCCCCATGTGGCTGGCGCTGATGCTGGTGGTGCTGGGCGGCGCGGCGAGCGGTCTATGGCCGCCGGCGGCGGTGCTGCCGTCGGGCGGACTGCTGACGGTGACGGCGCTGCTGCTGTTCGGGCCGAAAATCTTTTCGATCATCTGGGCGATGGCGGACCCGGCGCGGCGCATCGGCTTTGGCGGGGCGGCGCGCATGACGCGCGGGGTGATCGCCGACATCATCCTGTCGATCCTGATGGCCCCGGTCGCGATGCTGACCCAGACGATCAACCTGTTCGGCATATTGATGGGGCGCAAGAGCAGCTGGAACGGCCAGACCCGCGACCGCGACGGCATGGCCATCACCAGCGCGATCTGGCTGTTCAAATGGCATCTGCTGCTGGGCGCGGGCCTGACGGCGCTGGCGGTGAAGGCTGGCGGCCTGGGCTGGACCATCCCGGTGGTCGCAGGCCTTTTTCTCGCGCCGCTGCTGGCGGCGATCACCGCGCGCAAGGATCTGGGGCGCAGGGCGGAGGAAAGCGGCCTGTTTCAGGTCGCCGCCCCCTGGTGGCGGACGCAAAGCTACCGCCCGCTCCGCTTCCGCTGGCCGACCAGCGACGGTCGGCGCGTGGGACCGGTGGCGGCGAACGACGAATAG
- a CDS encoding FliA/WhiG family RNA polymerase sigma factor, producing the protein MYMNKIQAGAHTYAKPGENSPERLARQYMPLVRKIAWHVHGRVSTAIEVEDLLQIGMVALVEAANGFEDRGLGFASYAQLRVRGAMIDHLRRQATLCRSAMARRKELAKVRSRLEQKLGRLPTEAEMSAEMGLEPAAYREVADSVEMVQHTSMDEVYSDQSMWFADVEDRADDIMERESLKKALAACIGELPQREALVLQLYFVEELNLEEIGQTLDIGAARVCQIKKAALDKLREKLRDWDD; encoded by the coding sequence ATGTACATGAACAAGATTCAGGCCGGCGCCCACACCTATGCCAAGCCGGGGGAGAACAGCCCGGAGCGGCTGGCGCGCCAATATATGCCGCTCGTCCGCAAGATCGCCTGGCATGTCCATGGCCGCGTTTCGACCGCGATCGAGGTGGAGGATCTGCTCCAGATCGGCATGGTCGCGCTGGTCGAGGCGGCCAACGGGTTCGAGGATCGCGGCCTGGGCTTCGCTTCCTATGCGCAGTTGCGCGTTCGTGGCGCGATGATCGATCATCTGCGGCGGCAGGCGACGCTGTGCCGCTCCGCGATGGCGAGGCGCAAGGAACTGGCCAAGGTTCGCAGCCGGCTGGAGCAGAAGCTCGGCCGCCTTCCCACCGAAGCGGAAATGTCGGCGGAGATGGGGCTGGAACCGGCCGCCTATCGCGAGGTCGCGGACAGCGTCGAGATGGTCCAGCACACCAGCATGGACGAGGTCTATTCGGACCAATCCATGTGGTTTGCCGACGTCGAGGATCGCGCCGACGACATCATGGAGCGCGAGTCGCTCAAGAAGGCGCTCGCCGCCTGCATCGGCGAACTGCCCCAGCGCGAGGCGCTGGTGCTGCAACTTTATTTCGTCGAGGAACTGAACCTGGAGGAAATCGGCCAGACGCTGGACATCGGCGCGGCGCGTGTGTGCCAGATCAAGAAGGCCGCACTCGACAAGCTGCGCGAGAAACTGCGCGACTGGGACGATTGA
- the flhA gene encoding flagellar biosynthesis protein FlhA, whose amino-acid sequence MSPAQVKAKIWMSAAKGAVLPFATLMVVLFMMVPVPAVMLDIGFITNIMISLAVLMVALNAAKPLDFSSFPTVLLFATLLRLALNVASTRVVLVQGHEGADAAGQVIEAFGHFLIGGDYVVGIFVFAILMIINLVVITKGAGRVSEVSARFTLDALPGKQMAIDADLNAGLMTPDEAKARRQEVATEADFYGSMDGASKFVKGDAVAGILILVINIVGGIILGVVSHGLAIGEAAQTYIILAIGDALVAQIPALLLSIAAASIVTRVKSEGDLSGQIAGQFGTGKAWVPVAAILGFLGILPGMPHMIILPAAAVAGGIAWQLRKASHKKAAEPVPPPPAPNPALIEWDDVSDGAILGLEIGYGLIGLVDERKGAPLMARITGIRRQLSKELGFVVPMVRVKDNLALEPNQYRITIAGVVVGEDEIWPDDLLALDSGALEGTVQGRAAKDPTFGLDAVWISQAKRSEAVVAGYTVVDPPTVVATHLNQLIAMNASEMFGLDEARKLLDNLKDVAPQLVDGLTPGLLSLTQISALCRALLSEGIALKDFRRICEAMVDGARPDMSPEQLVEAVRQRIGALIIQGLVPVKMPLPVITLDGDLEAMLAQAMRVAGDARHPIEPSLANRIVESVVHAARPMLGQARNFAIVTSPVARRALARLFKPHLPETPVLSFLEIPDGKGVEVVAVVGNDPRPAPRHDPLPQRERVA is encoded by the coding sequence ATGTCTCCTGCCCAAGTCAAAGCGAAGATCTGGATGAGTGCCGCCAAGGGCGCCGTGCTCCCCTTTGCGACGCTGATGGTCGTGCTGTTCATGATGGTGCCGGTGCCGGCGGTCATGCTCGACATCGGCTTCATCACCAACATCATGATCAGCCTTGCCGTGCTGATGGTGGCGCTCAATGCCGCCAAGCCGCTCGACTTTTCCAGCTTCCCCACCGTGCTGCTGTTCGCGACGCTGCTGCGCCTGGCGCTCAACGTCGCCTCGACCCGCGTCGTGCTGGTGCAGGGGCATGAAGGGGCGGATGCCGCGGGGCAGGTGATCGAAGCCTTCGGTCATTTCCTGATCGGCGGCGATTATGTGGTCGGCATCTTCGTCTTCGCCATCCTGATGATCATCAACCTGGTCGTCATCACCAAGGGTGCGGGCCGCGTCTCCGAAGTCAGCGCGCGCTTCACCCTCGACGCTCTACCGGGCAAGCAGATGGCGATCGACGCCGACCTGAATGCCGGTCTGATGACGCCGGATGAAGCCAAGGCCCGCCGTCAGGAAGTCGCGACCGAGGCGGACTTCTATGGTTCGATGGACGGTGCCAGCAAGTTCGTGAAGGGCGATGCTGTCGCGGGCATCCTGATCCTGGTCATCAACATCGTCGGCGGCATCATCCTGGGCGTGGTCAGCCATGGCCTCGCCATCGGCGAAGCCGCGCAGACCTACATCATCCTGGCGATCGGCGACGCGTTGGTCGCGCAGATCCCTGCGCTGCTGCTGTCGATCGCGGCGGCCTCAATCGTCACCCGCGTCAAGAGCGAAGGCGACCTGTCCGGGCAGATCGCGGGCCAGTTCGGTACGGGCAAGGCATGGGTGCCGGTCGCCGCCATCCTAGGTTTCCTGGGCATCCTGCCCGGTATGCCGCACATGATCATCCTGCCCGCCGCGGCGGTCGCCGGGGGCATCGCCTGGCAGCTGCGCAAGGCGAGCCACAAGAAGGCCGCCGAGCCGGTGCCGCCGCCGCCCGCCCCCAATCCTGCGCTGATCGAATGGGACGACGTGTCCGACGGCGCGATCCTGGGTCTGGAGATCGGCTATGGCCTGATCGGGCTGGTGGACGAGCGCAAGGGCGCGCCGCTGATGGCGCGCATCACCGGCATCCGCCGCCAATTGTCCAAGGAACTGGGCTTCGTCGTGCCGATGGTTCGCGTGAAGGACAATCTGGCGCTGGAACCGAACCAGTATCGCATCACCATCGCCGGCGTGGTCGTGGGCGAGGACGAGATCTGGCCCGACGACCTGCTGGCGCTCGACAGCGGCGCGCTGGAGGGCACGGTGCAGGGCCGTGCGGCGAAAGACCCGACCTTCGGCCTCGACGCCGTCTGGATTTCGCAGGCGAAGCGCAGCGAGGCGGTGGTCGCGGGCTATACCGTGGTCGATCCGCCGACGGTGGTCGCCACCCACCTCAACCAGCTGATCGCCATGAACGCGTCGGAAATGTTCGGCCTGGACGAGGCGCGCAAGCTGCTCGACAATCTGAAAGACGTGGCGCCGCAGCTGGTCGACGGGCTGACGCCGGGGCTGCTCAGCCTGACGCAGATCAGCGCGCTGTGCCGCGCGCTTCTGTCCGAAGGCATCGCGCTCAAGGATTTCCGCCGCATCTGCGAGGCGATGGTCGATGGCGCGCGCCCGGACATGAGTCCCGAGCAACTGGTGGAGGCCGTGCGTCAGCGCATCGGCGCGCTCATCATCCAGGGGCTGGTGCCGGTCAAGATGCCGCTGCCGGTCATCACCCTCGACGGCGACCTGGAGGCGATGCTGGCGCAGGCCATGCGCGTCGCAGGCGACGCCAGGCATCCGATCGAGCCGAGTCTTGCCAACCGCATCGTCGAATCGGTGGTCCATGCCGCGCGCCCGATGCTGGGCCAGGCGCGCAATTTCGCGATCGTCACCTCGCCCGTCGCGCGCCGGGCGCTCGCCCGCCTGTTCAAGCCGCACCTGCCCGAAACGCCGGTGCTGTCCTTCCTGGAAATTCCCGACGGTAAGGGAGTGGAAGTGGTTGCGGTGGTAGGGAATGATCCTCGCCCGGCGCCGCGCCACGATCCGTTGCCGCAGCGCGAACGAGTCGCCTGA
- a CDS encoding lytic transglycosylase domain-containing protein, translated as MSAFADISATSGSTGNRVTNAIAMASRRTGVDFSYLLGQAKIESSLNPTARASTSSATGLYQFIDQSWLAVIDKHGSEYGLGWASDAISRGSNGRYQVSDPELRQQILDLRKHPETASVMAAEHAADNKAYLEARLGREAEPVDLYLAHFLGVGGASKFLSVHDRAPDASAASLFPSAARANRSIFYDRAGNARSFSEIRDRFAAKLQKSSDNLGGPVQYADAALPSGAKTVQPADYVRIETQRLSEQPDIMVKPQPQTARLAYLMLATLGR; from the coding sequence GTGTCGGCTTTCGCAGACATATCGGCAACGTCGGGATCGACCGGCAATCGCGTGACAAACGCGATTGCGATGGCGAGCCGTCGCACCGGTGTCGACTTCAGCTATCTGCTGGGACAGGCGAAGATCGAATCCAGCCTGAACCCGACTGCCCGCGCATCGACCTCCTCTGCGACCGGCCTCTATCAGTTCATCGACCAGAGCTGGCTCGCCGTTATCGACAAGCATGGCAGTGAATATGGGCTGGGCTGGGCGTCCGACGCCATCAGCCGGGGCAGCAACGGCCGCTATCAGGTGTCCGACCCCGAATTGCGTCAGCAGATCCTCGACCTGCGCAAGCATCCCGAAACCGCTTCGGTGATGGCGGCCGAACATGCCGCCGACAACAAGGCCTATCTGGAAGCGAGGCTGGGCCGCGAAGCCGAGCCGGTCGATCTCTACCTTGCCCATTTCCTGGGTGTCGGCGGCGCGAGCAAATTCCTGTCGGTCCATGACCGCGCGCCTGACGCCAGCGCCGCGTCGCTCTTTCCGTCGGCTGCGCGCGCCAACCGCTCCATCTTCTACGACCGTGCCGGCAATGCCCGCAGTTTCTCCGAAATTCGCGACCGCTTTGCCGCCAAGCTCCAGAAAAGCTCGGACAACCTGGGCGGCCCGGTTCAATATGCCGACGCCGCGCTGCCTTCGGGCGCGAAGACCGTGCAGCCCGCCGACTATGTGCGGATCGAAACCCAGCGCCTGAGCGAGCAGCCTGACATCATGGTCAAGCCGCAGCCGCAGACCGCACGCCTCGCCTATCTCATGCTTGCCACCCTCGGAAGGTAA
- the flgM gene encoding flagellar biosynthesis anti-sigma factor FlgM, with product MINSVGQSISSAIGATSLREGGKARASSATGSAGASAASASASPAARMAAEGAPVDTDRISAIKAAIASGNYPVDANAIAERMIALDLPTAG from the coding sequence ATGATCAACTCTGTGGGCCAGAGCATCAGCAGCGCGATCGGCGCGACGAGCCTGCGGGAAGGCGGCAAGGCGCGCGCTTCGTCGGCGACCGGCTCGGCGGGCGCGTCGGCTGCGTCGGCGTCGGCCAGCCCGGCCGCGCGCATGGCCGCCGAAGGCGCGCCGGTCGACACGGACCGGATTTCCGCCATCAAGGCCGCGATCGCATCGGGCAATTATCCGGTCGACGCGAACGCCATTGCCGAGCGCATGATCGCGCTCGACCTGCCGACCGCCGGATAA
- a CDS encoding flagella basal body P-ring formation protein FlgA: MFRVSFLLLAALGLNGAQPALAQQKFENLDRIDSLVAMTVGANLGEPGGPAAPVDRRLRLAACPATPTVEGPVFGAALVKCEALGWRIRVPLVSGAATAASGPLPGNAAASRITRAAVPAAASRENVVRKGDPVQLMAGNAVFSVSRMMVADEDGAVGQTIRVREDKKSAPIFAQVVEMGVVRIPGFNSF; encoded by the coding sequence GTGTTTCGAGTGTCGTTCCTCCTTCTCGCCGCCCTCGGGCTGAATGGCGCGCAGCCTGCGCTGGCGCAGCAGAAATTCGAGAATCTCGATCGCATCGACAGTCTGGTCGCCATGACCGTCGGCGCCAATCTGGGTGAGCCGGGCGGCCCCGCCGCGCCGGTCGATCGCCGCCTTCGCCTGGCCGCCTGCCCCGCCACCCCGACCGTCGAAGGGCCGGTGTTCGGCGCGGCGCTGGTCAAGTGCGAGGCGCTGGGCTGGCGCATCCGCGTGCCGCTGGTGTCGGGTGCGGCGACCGCCGCGTCGGGCCCCTTGCCCGGCAATGCCGCCGCCAGCCGCATCACGCGCGCCGCCGTCCCTGCCGCCGCCTCCAGGGAGAATGTCGTGCGCAAGGGCGATCCCGTCCAGTTGATGGCCGGCAATGCTGTCTTCAGTGTCTCGCGCATGATGGTCGCGGATGAGGATGGCGCCGTGGGCCAGACGATAAGGGTGCGTGAGGACAAGAAAAGCGCGCCCATTTTCGCCCAGGTCGTGGAAATGGGGGTTGTGCGTATTCCCGGATTTAATAGTTTTTGA